In Euphorbia lathyris chromosome 9, ddEupLath1.1, whole genome shotgun sequence, the following are encoded in one genomic region:
- the LOC136205362 gene encoding non-specific lipid-transfer protein 1-like, with the protein MAGMKLAVLVVAIMVVAGAMCAEGITCGQVTGAFAPCISYLKSGGSPTPQCCSGVGSIASAAKTTADRQQACNCLKSAAKSIPGINPANTESLPGKCKVNIPYKLSLSTNCNSIK; encoded by the exons ATGGCCGGAATGAAGTTAGCAGTTTTGGTAGTAGCAATAATGGTGGTTGCTGGTGCTATGTGTGCAGAAGGCATTACATGTGGGCAGGTGACAGGTGCATTTGCCCCATGTATTAGCTACCTGAAATCAGGAGGTAGTCCTACTCCTCAATGCTGCAGCGGTGTAGGCAGCATTGCAAGCGCTGCCAAAACGACCGCTGATCGCCAACAGGCTTGTAACTGCTTAAAATCAGCAGCCAAGAGCATACCTGGCATTAACCCAGCCAACACCGAGTCTCTCCCCGGAAAATGCAAGGTCAACATTCCCTACAAGCTCAGCCTCTCCACCAACTGCAACAG CATCAAGTGA